The following DNA comes from Spirulina major PCC 6313.
TCTTCAAGTTCCGGCAATTCCGCATCACTGACCAAGAGCGTCGCGCCGCGTAGGGCTTCGGCTTGGGTGCGATCGCTCACCTCCGCCAACCGCACGATATAAAGGTTTTTCCCCGGCACGGGCCGACCCCGCACCAACTCCACCACCTCCGGCTCTGCCCCCGGTGCGCGTCGTAACCAACGCTGCCCCGGTTGGGTAAATCGCTCCGGAAAATCCGACAGAGACAACACCCGCACTTCGCCCTGTAACCCTTGGGCCGAAACGATAGTGCCAATTTCTAACCAGTCTGCATCAACCATGAGCGATCGCGAATTTTGCCTAGCCAGAATAGCACGAAGCACCACCCATCCACAGCATCGCGCTCCGAGTCCTCTGCCTAGTGAGAGATATTAGCATTACTGATCTGAGTCTTGGGAAAGATTCAGATTCTCAAACCGTTTTGCCATACTTAGGTTTAAGACAATTAACCGAATCTCTTGTCAACACGCCTGACGCTGCTTTACAAAGCTCGCATTTTCAGAACTCAACCGGTAGCGGAATTGCAAATCCCCTAAGTCTGTCTGCGTCAGTCCCGTCAAATTATTGAGATCACACGTTACTCATTTATCCCCTAATATCCGCACCATGAAATCCTCTTTGGTCATTCTTTACCACCGTGAACCCTACGACGAAATTATCGAAAACGGGGTTGTTCGCTATCGCCCAAAGAAAAGTCCCAATGGGATTATGCCCACCCTCAAAAGCTTTTTTGGTCACGTTAATCGAGGTACTTGGGTCGCTTGGAAACAGGTGACAGAAGAACAAAAATCCACCTTTGAAAATCGCATCACCGTCGAAGAAGAAAATAATAATTACAGCGTGCTCCGGATTCCCCTCTTAGCGGATCAGGTCAAACACTTTTACCACATCACCTCAAAAGAAGCCTTTTGGCCCATTTTGCACTCTTTCCCCTGGCAGTTCACCGATGAATCGTCAGACTGGGAAAACTTTAAAACCATTAATCGCCTCTTCGCTGAAGCTGCCTGTGAAGAAGCCGCCGAAGATGCTCTGATTTGG
Coding sequences within:
- the rimM gene encoding ribosome maturation factor RimM (Essential for efficient processing of 16S rRNA) — encoded protein: MVDADWLEIGTIVSAQGLQGEVRVLSLSDFPERFTQPGQRWLRRAPGAEPEVVELVRGRPVPGKNLYIVRLAEVSDRTQAEALRGATLLVSDAELPELEEGEFHVAELIGLTVIDQASGEVVGEVIDLRSAGNDLLEVRRADDPTKTVLIPFVKAIVPVVDLEGDRLEITPPPGLI